From the genome of Gryllotalpicola protaetiae:
TGCCGGTCTTCGTGGCGCGACATCAGCACGATGCGTGCCGCGCCCAGGCGGTGCGCGGCGAGCACACCCAGCAGCCCGACGGCGCCGTCGCCGACGACCGCCACGTTCGAGCCCTGCTTCACACCGGCCGAGACTGCGGCGTGGTGACCGGTGCCGAACACGTCCGCGAGGGTCAGCAGATGCGGCACCAGTTCGTCGGCCGGCCAGGACGGCGTCGCGACGAGCGAGCCGTCGGCGTGCGGCACGCGCACGTACTCGCCCTGCGCGCCGGGCAGCGCGTTGCCCCAATGGTCATGGCCGCCCCACCAGCCGATCTCGAGGCACGAGGTCGTGAAGCCGTTGCGGCAGTTCACGCAGGTCATGTCGCAGTCGTAGAACGGGGCGATGACGAAGTCGCCCACCTCGATCCTCGACACTTCGGAGCCGACGGATTCCACGACACCGACGAACTCGTGCCCGATGCGCGCCGGCCGCGGCACCGGCGAGATGCCCCGGTAGCGCCAGAGGTCAGAGCCGCAGACACAGGCGGCGACCACCTTCACGATGGCGTCGGTGCCCCTGATCAGCTCGGGCTTCGGAACCTCTTCGTATCGCACGTCGTTCTTGCCGTAGATCGTCGTCGCATGCATGCCGTCAGCGTACCGACCGCGTGCGCGGGAAAAACGTTCCTTGCGCGGGAGAAGCTTCGCCCGCGGACGTGCCGTTTCACCCGCGCACACAGCGGCTAGCGTGAGGGGCATGCCCTTCTCGACGCCCGACGCGTTCACGACCCGGCCCACCCTGCGCGGCAGCTTCGGAATGGCGGCTTCCACGCACTGGCTCGCGACGGCCACGGCGCAGTCGGTGCTCGAGCGCGGCGGCAACGCCTTCGACGCGGCGGTCGCCGCGGGCTTCGTGCTCCACGTCGTCGAGCCGCATCTGAATGGGCCCGGCGGCGATCTCACGGGATTGTTCGCGACG
Proteins encoded in this window:
- a CDS encoding zinc-dependent alcohol dehydrogenase family protein, which codes for MHATTIYGKNDVRYEEVPKPELIRGTDAIVKVVAACVCGSDLWRYRGISPVPRPARIGHEFVGVVESVGSEVSRIEVGDFVIAPFYDCDMTCVNCRNGFTTSCLEIGWWGGHDHWGNALPGAQGEYVRVPHADGSLVATPSWPADELVPHLLTLADVFGTGHHAAVSAGVKQGSNVAVVGDGAVGLLGVLAAHRLGAARIVLMSRHEDRQNLGRDFGATDIVAARGDEGIAAVKELFDGIGADAVLECVGTKDSMDQALRVARPGGQVGFVGVPSGGPELPVRQLFDSNVGVRGGMAPVRNYIEELLPEVWSGALKPGRVFDLELPLAEVAEAYAAMDERRAIKVLLRP